Proteins from a single region of Nakamurella deserti:
- a CDS encoding MMPL family transporter: MARLLSRLGAFAHRNRLAVVLVWLFLLIAASVGATTLAGTTSNTFSIPGQESTIALDRITSEFGTGSGATATVVLQAPAGQTLTTPDNAAKVAGVVDALGKLPGVVAASDPLSPTAPAIDPGRTTAYSTVTFVAAAGDVSASDQDALTAAVDQARTTGLTAEVTGQAVAAGPAHQPVGESLGIVVALLVLALTYGSLVAAGMTLLTAGVGVGLGVAGITIATGFIDLASTTPALAGMLGLAVGIDYALFIVSRFRQELRHGSDVGAAIATAVGTAGSAVVTAGVTVVIALAGLAVVGIPFLTQMGLAAAATIVVAVLVAVTLVPAALGFLGRRALPKRERTGTAGASAPIRKDRGVLAGWVQGVTRHRVLAVVLTVATLGVLSVPVLSMQTTLVPAAEADTTQARADQLLTGAFGNGFTGPLTVLFEGAGAAAAATATTAAITALPDVALVSPPVPDAAGTAALLTVVPKSGPSTTETETLVGALRDTLAGTPGVTVSVTGTTAVSVDVTAAVDGALPVYLVLVVGLAFILLVLVFRSLLVPLVGVLGFLLTLGSALGAAVAVFQWGWLAGLMGVTTTGPLIALAPILVIGILFGLAMDYQVFLVSRMHEAHGHGDAPVAAIRNGFRQAAPVVVAAALIMFGVFAGFASGDDPTLKSIAFALAVGILVDAFVVRMVLVPAALALLGEKAWWLPGWLRWLPVLDVEGSALQEHAAVDDGRPQPVGALR, encoded by the coding sequence ATGGCTCGCCTGCTCTCCCGACTCGGCGCGTTCGCGCACCGCAACCGCCTGGCGGTCGTCCTCGTCTGGCTGTTCCTGCTGATCGCGGCCTCGGTGGGCGCCACGACGCTGGCGGGGACGACGTCGAACACCTTCTCGATCCCCGGCCAGGAATCCACCATCGCGCTGGACCGGATCACCTCCGAGTTCGGCACCGGTTCGGGAGCGACCGCCACCGTCGTCCTGCAGGCGCCCGCCGGGCAGACGCTGACCACGCCCGACAACGCCGCCAAGGTGGCCGGTGTCGTCGACGCCCTGGGCAAGCTGCCCGGCGTCGTCGCGGCCAGCGACCCGCTGTCGCCCACCGCGCCGGCGATCGATCCCGGCCGGACCACCGCGTACTCCACAGTCACCTTCGTCGCCGCCGCCGGCGACGTCAGCGCGAGCGACCAGGACGCCCTGACCGCCGCCGTCGACCAGGCCAGGACCACGGGCCTCACCGCCGAGGTCACCGGACAGGCCGTCGCCGCCGGGCCCGCGCACCAGCCGGTCGGCGAATCGCTCGGCATCGTCGTCGCGCTGCTGGTGCTCGCACTCACCTACGGCTCGCTCGTCGCCGCGGGGATGACCCTGCTCACCGCCGGGGTCGGCGTCGGCCTGGGCGTCGCGGGGATCACCATCGCGACCGGGTTCATCGACCTCGCCAGCACGACCCCGGCGCTGGCCGGCATGCTCGGCCTCGCCGTCGGCATCGACTACGCGCTGTTCATCGTCAGCCGGTTCCGTCAGGAGCTGCGGCACGGCTCCGACGTCGGCGCCGCGATCGCGACCGCGGTCGGCACCGCGGGCTCCGCGGTGGTCACCGCCGGCGTCACGGTGGTCATCGCGCTGGCGGGTCTGGCCGTGGTCGGCATCCCCTTCCTGACCCAGATGGGCCTGGCGGCCGCGGCGACCATCGTCGTCGCGGTCCTCGTCGCCGTCACCCTGGTTCCCGCCGCCCTCGGCTTCCTCGGGCGCCGGGCGCTGCCGAAACGGGAGCGCACCGGCACCGCCGGGGCCTCGGCGCCGATCCGCAAGGACCGTGGTGTCCTCGCCGGGTGGGTCCAGGGGGTGACCCGCCACCGGGTGCTCGCGGTCGTGCTGACCGTCGCCACCCTCGGTGTCCTCAGCGTGCCGGTGCTGTCGATGCAGACGACGCTGGTGCCCGCCGCCGAGGCCGACACCACGCAGGCCCGCGCCGACCAGCTCCTCACCGGCGCGTTCGGGAACGGCTTCACCGGCCCGCTCACCGTGCTGTTCGAGGGTGCCGGTGCCGCCGCGGCGGCCACCGCCACCACGGCCGCCATCACCGCGCTGCCCGACGTCGCCCTGGTCTCACCCCCGGTCCCCGACGCGGCCGGGACCGCCGCGCTGCTCACGGTCGTCCCGAAGTCCGGACCGAGCACGACCGAGACCGAGACGCTGGTGGGCGCCCTGCGCGACACCCTCGCCGGAACGCCCGGTGTCACCGTCTCGGTCACCGGAACCACCGCGGTCAGCGTCGACGTGACCGCGGCCGTCGACGGCGCGCTCCCCGTCTATCTGGTGCTCGTGGTCGGTCTCGCGTTCATCCTGCTGGTGCTGGTCTTCCGGTCGCTGCTGGTTCCGCTGGTCGGCGTCCTCGGTTTCCTGCTGACCCTCGGTTCCGCCCTCGGCGCGGCGGTCGCGGTCTTCCAGTGGGGCTGGCTCGCCGGCCTGATGGGCGTCACCACCACCGGGCCGCTGATCGCGCTGGCCCCGATCCTGGTCATCGGCATCCTGTTCGGGCTGGCGATGGACTACCAGGTGTTCCTGGTGTCGCGGATGCACGAGGCCCACGGTCACGGCGACGCGCCGGTCGCCGCCATCCGCAACGGTTTCCGGCAGGCGGCGCCGGTCGTGGTCGCCGCCGCGCTGATCATGTTCGGGGTCTTCGCCGGGTTCGCCTCCGGCGACGACCCGACGCTGAAGTCCATCGCCTTCGCGCTGGCCGTGGGCATCCTGGTCGATGCGTTCGTCGTCCGGATGGTGCTGGTCCCGGCGGCGCTGGCGCTGCTGGGCGAGAAGGCGTGGTGGCTGCCGGGTTGGCTGCGGTGGCTCCCGGTGCTCGACGTCGAGGGCTCGGCGCTGCAGGAGCACGCCGCTGTGGACGACGGACGTCCGCAGCCGGTCGGCGCACTGCGCTGA
- a CDS encoding alpha/beta hydrolase, producing the protein MTGTDRYRTLDVPVRGGELRLGVWEPAGADGRAPTVVAVHGVTASHRCWSMVADRLPQVRIVAPDLRGRGRSAGLPGPYGMAGHADDIAAVLDALEVPTATVVGHSMGGFVAVALRSRHRARVPAVVLVDGGLPLPPGPPGLTDDERSTALLGPAKARLTMTFPDRASYRDFFRAHPAFAGGWNDAVADYVDYDLTGAPPELRPSTPVAALTADTADLWGRWLPAALDDLPVGTTVLRAPRGLQGEEPGMYPPEWAGSVVAGRPSLTLRDVPGVNHYTILFSDRGAAAVADAVRSAVGTVSAAERGAGEPSAWDSSPAPDP; encoded by the coding sequence GTGACCGGGACGGACCGGTACCGCACCCTGGACGTGCCGGTGCGCGGCGGTGAGCTGCGGCTGGGCGTCTGGGAACCGGCCGGCGCCGACGGCCGGGCACCCACGGTCGTCGCCGTGCACGGGGTGACCGCGTCGCACCGCTGCTGGTCGATGGTGGCCGACCGGCTGCCGCAGGTGCGGATCGTCGCTCCCGATCTGCGCGGCCGTGGCCGCTCCGCCGGCCTGCCCGGGCCGTACGGGATGGCGGGTCACGCCGACGACATCGCCGCCGTGCTGGACGCGCTCGAGGTTCCGACGGCCACGGTGGTCGGCCATTCGATGGGCGGTTTCGTGGCGGTCGCGCTGCGCAGCCGGCACCGGGCGCGGGTCCCGGCGGTCGTGCTGGTGGACGGGGGCCTACCGCTGCCGCCCGGCCCGCCGGGTCTCACCGACGACGAGCGGTCGACCGCGCTGCTCGGACCGGCCAAGGCCCGGTTGACCATGACCTTCCCCGACCGCGCGAGCTACCGCGACTTCTTCCGCGCGCACCCGGCGTTCGCCGGTGGGTGGAACGACGCGGTGGCCGACTACGTCGACTACGACCTCACCGGTGCCCCGCCCGAGCTGCGGCCGTCCACCCCGGTCGCGGCGTTGACCGCGGACACGGCCGACCTGTGGGGCCGGTGGTTGCCGGCCGCGCTGGACGACCTGCCCGTCGGTACCACGGTGTTGCGGGCACCCCGCGGTCTGCAGGGTGAGGAGCCGGGGATGTACCCGCCGGAATGGGCCGGCTCGGTCGTCGCCGGCCGGCCCTCGCTGACCCTGCGCGACGTGCCGGGCGTGAACCACTACACGATCCTGTTCAGCGACCGCGGCGCCGCGGCGGTCGCGGACGCCGTGCGGTCGGCCGTCGGTACGGTCTCCGCGGCTGAGCGCGGAGCCGGCGAGCCGTCGGCGTGGGACTCTTCACCGGCCCCGGACCCGTGA
- a CDS encoding TldD/PmbA family protein, whose protein sequence is MAPDRPRTPSQHDVDPEFLALPLRRLADAALSTARAAGAEHADFRLERLCSQHISVRDGQVETAADSVTVGYAVRVVVDGTWGFAAGHRLDPDAVRAAGRQAVEVARALRSVVGERVERADEPVYADVSWVSAYEIDPWSIPTADKVALLIDRTERLAAADGVAHATAAVQLVKENKFYADLAGTVTTQQRVRVQPELEAVAVDPDSGAFETMASTAPPTARGWEYVTGAGGWDFDAEIATLPGHLAEKTKAPTVVAGRTDLVIDPSNLWLTIHESIGHATEYDRAIGYEAAYAGTSFATPDQLGSLAYGSALMNVTGDRTVPHGLATVGFDDDGVAGQQWEIIRGGTLVGYQLDRVFARRLGLPRSNGCAFADSPGHTPIQRMANVSLAPSPDGGSTADLIADVEDGIYVVGDKSWSIDMQRYNFQFTGQRFYRIRNGELAGQVKDVAYQATTTDFWGSMDGVGGPETWVLGGAFNCGKGQPGQVAAVSHGTPSARFRGINVLNTVEEGAA, encoded by the coding sequence GTGGCTCCCGACCGTCCCCGCACGCCCTCGCAGCACGACGTCGACCCGGAGTTCCTGGCCCTGCCGCTCCGCCGGCTCGCCGACGCCGCCCTCTCCACCGCCCGGGCCGCCGGCGCCGAGCACGCCGACTTCCGGCTGGAACGTCTGTGTTCGCAGCACATCTCGGTGCGGGACGGTCAGGTCGAGACGGCCGCCGACAGTGTCACCGTCGGCTATGCGGTGCGGGTCGTCGTCGACGGCACCTGGGGGTTCGCCGCCGGCCACCGGCTGGACCCGGACGCGGTCCGCGCCGCCGGCCGGCAGGCCGTCGAGGTCGCGCGGGCGCTGCGATCGGTGGTCGGGGAGCGTGTCGAGCGGGCGGACGAGCCGGTGTACGCCGACGTCAGCTGGGTCAGCGCCTACGAGATCGATCCGTGGAGCATCCCGACCGCGGACAAGGTCGCGCTGCTGATCGACCGGACCGAGCGGCTCGCCGCGGCCGACGGGGTGGCGCACGCCACCGCCGCGGTGCAGCTGGTCAAGGAGAACAAGTTCTACGCCGACCTCGCGGGCACCGTGACCACCCAGCAGCGGGTCCGGGTGCAGCCCGAGCTCGAGGCCGTCGCGGTCGATCCGGACTCCGGTGCGTTCGAGACGATGGCGTCGACGGCACCCCCGACGGCCCGCGGCTGGGAGTACGTCACCGGCGCGGGCGGCTGGGACTTCGACGCCGAGATCGCCACGCTGCCCGGCCACCTCGCGGAGAAGACGAAGGCGCCGACCGTGGTGGCGGGCCGGACGGACCTGGTGATCGACCCGTCGAACCTGTGGCTGACCATCCACGAGTCGATCGGTCACGCCACCGAGTACGACCGGGCGATCGGCTACGAGGCCGCCTACGCCGGGACCTCCTTCGCCACGCCCGACCAGCTGGGCAGCCTCGCCTACGGCTCCGCTCTGATGAACGTGACCGGCGACCGGACCGTCCCGCACGGGCTGGCCACCGTGGGCTTCGACGACGACGGCGTCGCGGGCCAGCAGTGGGAGATCATCCGCGGCGGCACGCTGGTGGGCTACCAGCTCGACCGCGTCTTCGCCCGCCGGCTCGGTCTGCCCCGGTCCAACGGCTGCGCCTTCGCCGACTCGCCCGGGCACACCCCGATCCAGCGGATGGCCAACGTCTCGCTCGCGCCGAGCCCCGACGGCGGTTCGACCGCCGACCTGATCGCCGACGTCGAGGACGGCATCTACGTGGTGGGCGACAAGTCGTGGTCGATCGACATGCAGCGCTACAACTTCCAGTTCACCGGGCAGCGGTTCTACCGGATCCGCAACGGCGAGCTCGCCGGCCAGGTCAAGGACGTCGCCTACCAGGCCACCACCACCGACTTCTGGGGGTCGATGGACGGCGTGGGTGGACCCGAGACGTGGGTGCTCGGCGGTGCTTTCAACTGCGGGAAGGGGCAGCCGGGCCAGGTCGCCGCGGTGTCGCACGGCACTCCGTCGGCCCGGTTCCGCGGGATCAACGTGCTCAACACCGTCGAGGAAGGTGCCGCGTGA
- a CDS encoding TldD/PmbA family protein, translated as MSTPQEIVERALAASRTDGCIVVVTSLRTANIRWANNTVTTSGATEALSWFVVAVVGESAGTVESTSADPADIEAAVRAAERSARDAGPARDASDLVTGSADDDFGLPPAPSGFGVYDTLIPSLATAFDAATSRGQILYGFARHETATLYLGSSTGLRRRWVQPTGTVEVNAKSADLARSAWAGRSTDDFTDVDVAGLADALSERLGWAERAIDLPAGRYDTVLPPTAVADLLIYQAWSAGARPAYEGRSAFSAPGGGTKLGERLTGLPLTLFSDPTVDPIRSAPFVVAAGSGDEVSVFDNGAPVDRSELVSDGVISGLIHTRASAREYGAAFRPPADNLLLTGGDPALSPTDLVRGVERGLLLTSLWYIRTVDPMTLLLTGLTRDGVFLVENGEIVGAVNNFRFNMSPLDVLRQARQVSASERTLPREWSDWFTRTSMPAVRVDGFNMSSVSQAR; from the coding sequence GTGAGCACCCCCCAGGAGATCGTCGAACGCGCGCTGGCTGCGTCCCGGACCGACGGCTGCATCGTGGTGGTCACCAGCCTCCGGACGGCCAACATCCGGTGGGCCAACAACACGGTGACCACCAGTGGCGCCACCGAGGCGTTGAGCTGGTTCGTGGTGGCCGTGGTGGGGGAGTCCGCCGGCACCGTCGAGTCCACGTCCGCCGACCCCGCCGACATCGAGGCGGCCGTCCGTGCCGCGGAGCGGTCGGCCCGCGACGCCGGTCCGGCCCGGGACGCGTCGGACTTGGTCACCGGGTCCGCCGACGACGACTTCGGGTTGCCGCCGGCGCCGTCCGGGTTCGGCGTCTACGACACCTTGATCCCCTCGCTGGCAACGGCTTTCGACGCGGCCACCAGCCGTGGTCAGATCCTCTACGGGTTCGCCCGGCACGAGACGGCGACGTTGTACCTGGGGTCGTCGACGGGTCTGCGCCGGCGCTGGGTCCAGCCCACGGGCACCGTCGAGGTCAACGCCAAGTCGGCCGATCTGGCCCGCTCGGCGTGGGCGGGCCGGTCCACCGACGACTTCACCGACGTGGACGTCGCCGGGCTGGCCGATGCGCTGTCGGAGCGGCTGGGCTGGGCCGAGCGGGCGATCGACCTGCCGGCGGGCCGGTACGACACCGTGCTGCCGCCCACCGCGGTGGCCGATCTGCTGATCTACCAGGCGTGGTCGGCCGGTGCGCGGCCCGCGTACGAGGGGCGCTCCGCGTTCTCGGCCCCCGGTGGCGGTACCAAGCTGGGGGAGCGGCTCACCGGGCTGCCGCTGACGTTGTTCTCCGATCCCACCGTGGATCCGATCCGGTCGGCGCCGTTCGTGGTCGCGGCCGGGTCGGGCGACGAGGTCTCGGTGTTCGACAACGGCGCGCCGGTGGACCGTTCCGAGCTCGTCTCCGACGGGGTGATCAGCGGCCTGATCCACACCCGGGCATCGGCGCGCGAATACGGTGCGGCGTTCCGGCCGCCCGCCGACAACCTGCTGCTGACGGGCGGCGACCCGGCGCTGTCGCCCACCGACCTGGTCCGCGGAGTCGAACGTGGGTTGCTGTTGACCTCGCTCTGGTACATCCGCACGGTCGACCCGATGACGTTGCTGCTCACCGGACTGACCCGGGACGGCGTCTTCCTGGTGGAGAACGGCGAGATCGTCGGCGCGGTGAACAACTTCCGGTTCAACATGTCGCCGCTGGACGTCCTCCGGCAGGCGCGGCAGGTCAGCGCGTCGGAGCGGACACTGCCGCGCGAGTGGTCGGACTGGTTCACCCGCACATCCATGCCCGCCGTGCGGGTCGACGGGTTCAACATGTCCTCGGTGTCACAGGCCCGCTGA
- a CDS encoding alpha/beta fold hydrolase: protein MDLLPGVRSVQVDTERLRVHLLESGPADGVPLVLLHGNLSTGRFYEHLMPRIPDTYRVLAPDMRGFGDTEPLPLDATRGLTDWADDLAALLDALGIDRPPHLVGWSTGAAAITAFVRTRPAASLTFLDPVSPYGYGGVRRDGTPNADDHAGSGAGSVNPQLVASLARHDDDPGNPFSIRNVMRSLFFAPGFTLPAEREDVLVAEIHKTLLGDDGYPGDAATSPHWPGVAPGVRGIANALSPKYCRWDDIVDLDPKPPVLWTHGALDLVVSDASPLDFGVLGAQGLVPGWPGAHEFPVQPQVTQIRDVLQRYAAAGGSVRSEMFEGSAHGPCIDAEDRWLAVLLAFLADVRAVDTVS from the coding sequence ATGGATCTGCTGCCCGGTGTGCGCTCCGTCCAGGTCGACACCGAGCGGCTGCGGGTGCACCTGCTGGAGAGCGGTCCCGCGGACGGGGTGCCGCTGGTGCTGCTGCACGGGAATCTGTCGACCGGCCGGTTCTACGAGCACCTGATGCCCCGGATCCCGGACACCTACCGGGTTCTCGCGCCGGACATGCGTGGCTTCGGCGACACCGAGCCACTGCCGCTGGACGCCACCCGCGGCCTCACCGACTGGGCCGACGACCTCGCCGCCCTGCTGGACGCTCTCGGGATCGACCGGCCACCGCATCTGGTCGGCTGGTCGACCGGAGCCGCCGCCATCACCGCGTTCGTCCGGACCCGGCCGGCCGCGTCGCTGACCTTCCTGGATCCGGTGTCGCCGTACGGCTACGGCGGTGTCCGCCGCGACGGCACACCGAACGCCGACGACCACGCCGGGTCGGGCGCGGGCAGCGTCAACCCGCAGCTCGTCGCGTCGCTGGCCCGCCACGACGACGACCCCGGGAATCCGTTCTCCATCCGCAATGTCATGCGCTCGCTGTTCTTCGCGCCCGGGTTCACGCTGCCGGCCGAGCGGGAGGACGTCCTCGTCGCCGAGATCCACAAGACGCTGCTGGGTGACGACGGCTATCCCGGTGACGCCGCCACCTCACCGCACTGGCCGGGGGTCGCGCCCGGGGTCCGCGGGATCGCCAACGCGTTGTCGCCGAAGTACTGCCGCTGGGACGACATCGTGGACCTCGACCCGAAGCCGCCGGTGCTGTGGACGCACGGCGCCCTGGATCTGGTCGTGTCCGACGCCTCGCCGTTGGACTTCGGGGTCCTGGGTGCGCAGGGCCTGGTGCCCGGCTGGCCGGGTGCGCACGAGTTCCCCGTGCAGCCTCAGGTCACCCAGATCCGGGACGTGCTGCAGCGCTACGCCGCCGCCGGCGGCAGCGTCCGCAGCGAGATGTTCGAGGGTTCCGCCCACGGCCCGTGCATCGATGCCGAGGACCGCTGGCTCGCGGTGCTGCTCGCCTTCCTCGCCGACGTCCGCGCCGTGGACACCGTGTCGTGA
- a CDS encoding phosphoenolpyruvate carboxykinase (GTP), giving the protein MTAVIASPQSTANAPAPAVTGTTHEGLAQWVAEVAALTTPAAIVWVDGSEEQWRTLAQKLVAAGTFTELETIPGSYLAESDPTDVARVEDRTFICSVAERDAGPTNNWMAPAEMKSLMTELYRGCMAGRTMYVIPFCMGPLDAADPKLGVELTDSEYVVGSMRIMTRVGTEALRVIERTGPYVQALHSLGAPLGEGEQDVPWPCNDTKYISHFPEERAIWSFGSGYGGNALLGKKCYSLRIASAMARDEGWLAEHMLILKLTGPTNDVRYVAAAFPSACGKTNLAMIEPTIPGWKAELLGDDIAWMRFGEDGRLYATNPEFGLFGVAPGTGWHTNPNAMRTIAAGNSVFTNVAATDDGGVWWEGMTEEAPAHLTDWKGREWTPSGLDTDGNTLPSAGQPAAHPNSRFCTPITQCPILADEYDSPQGVPISAIIFGGRRKTTIPLVAEAYSWQHGVFMGATLSSETTAAATGAVGVVRRDPMAMLPFIGYDAGDYLDHWLSMADRTDAALLPKVFYVNWFRRDADGGFLWPGFGENSRVLKWIVDRLDGTADAEPTAIGKIPTPGGLDVDGLDLTSAQVKQATRVDRAEWSAEVPLIKEWFQFLGDTVPGALREELAALESRLAE; this is encoded by the coding sequence ATGACCGCTGTCATCGCCTCGCCCCAGTCCACCGCGAACGCCCCGGCACCCGCCGTCACCGGCACCACCCACGAGGGACTCGCGCAGTGGGTGGCCGAGGTCGCCGCGCTGACGACGCCGGCGGCGATCGTCTGGGTCGACGGCAGCGAGGAGCAGTGGCGGACCCTGGCGCAGAAGCTGGTCGCGGCAGGGACTTTCACCGAGCTGGAGACCATCCCCGGGTCGTACCTGGCCGAGTCCGATCCCACGGACGTCGCCCGGGTCGAGGACCGGACGTTCATCTGCTCGGTCGCCGAGCGGGACGCCGGTCCGACCAACAACTGGATGGCACCGGCGGAGATGAAGTCGCTGATGACCGAGCTCTACCGCGGGTGCATGGCCGGCCGGACGATGTACGTCATCCCGTTCTGCATGGGCCCGTTGGACGCGGCCGACCCGAAGCTGGGCGTGGAACTGACGGACTCCGAGTACGTCGTCGGCTCGATGCGCATCATGACCCGTGTCGGCACCGAGGCGCTGCGCGTCATCGAGCGCACCGGCCCCTACGTCCAGGCGCTGCACTCGCTGGGCGCCCCGCTGGGCGAGGGTGAGCAGGACGTTCCGTGGCCCTGCAACGACACGAAGTACATCTCGCACTTCCCCGAGGAGCGCGCCATCTGGTCGTTCGGCTCCGGGTACGGCGGGAACGCGCTGCTGGGGAAGAAGTGTTACTCGCTGCGGATCGCCTCGGCGATGGCGCGCGACGAGGGTTGGCTGGCCGAGCACATGCTGATCCTCAAGCTCACCGGGCCGACGAACGACGTCCGCTACGTGGCGGCGGCGTTCCCCAGCGCGTGCGGGAAGACCAACCTGGCGATGATCGAGCCGACCATCCCGGGGTGGAAGGCCGAGCTGCTGGGTGACGACATCGCCTGGATGCGCTTCGGCGAGGACGGCCGGCTCTACGCCACCAACCCCGAGTTCGGCCTGTTCGGGGTGGCGCCGGGCACCGGATGGCACACCAACCCGAACGCGATGCGCACCATCGCCGCCGGCAACTCCGTCTTCACCAACGTCGCCGCCACCGACGACGGCGGTGTCTGGTGGGAGGGCATGACCGAGGAGGCGCCCGCGCACCTCACCGACTGGAAGGGTCGGGAGTGGACCCCCTCCGGCCTCGATACCGACGGCAACACCCTGCCCTCGGCCGGACAGCCCGCCGCGCACCCGAATTCGCGGTTCTGCACGCCCATCACGCAGTGCCCGATCCTGGCCGACGAGTACGACTCGCCGCAGGGCGTGCCGATCTCGGCGATCATCTTCGGCGGCCGCCGCAAGACCACCATCCCGCTCGTCGCCGAGGCCTACTCCTGGCAGCACGGCGTGTTCATGGGCGCCACCCTGTCGTCGGAGACGACGGCGGCCGCGACCGGCGCGGTGGGTGTGGTGCGGCGCGACCCGATGGCGATGCTGCCGTTCATCGGCTACGACGCCGGCGACTACCTGGACCACTGGTTGAGCATGGCCGACCGCACCGACGCCGCGCTGCTGCCGAAGGTGTTCTACGTCAACTGGTTCCGTCGCGACGCCGACGGCGGCTTCCTGTGGCCCGGGTTCGGCGAGAACTCCCGCGTGCTGAAGTGGATCGTCGACCGTCTCGACGGCACCGCCGACGCGGAGCCCACCGCCATCGGGAAGATCCCCACGCCCGGTGGCCTCGACGTCGACGGACTCGACCTGACCTCCGCGCAGGTCAAGCAGGCGACCCGGGTCGACAGGGCCGAGTGGAGCGCCGAGGTACCGCTCATCAAGGAGTGGTTCCAGTTCCTGGGTGACACGGTTCCGGGCGCGCTGCGCGAGGAACTGGCGGCACTGGAGTCCCGGCTGGCAGAGTAG
- the zwf gene encoding glucose-6-phosphate dehydrogenase, protein MAEITAQTIAYPALGSRPSRRDAEHIDPHVVTLFGATGDLARRKLLPGLAHLALSELAPDIQVVGTSLEEFDDASFRAFARQAITEFGTHTLSEEQWETFAAKLCYVPQSAGPEALAAAVEQAEAALGPDVRRLHYLSVPPKAALAVITMLEDAKLVERSRIVMEKPFGTDLESAVALNAEVHQTFKESQVFRIDHFLGKEAAQNILAFRFANGLFEPIWNRNFIDHVQIDIPEQLGLDRRAGFYESTGAFKDMVVTHLFQVLAFVAMEPPTALEPRAISEEKNKVFRSMLPINPAEVVRGQYQGYRREDGVARESDTETFIAMKVAIDNWRWAGVPFYLRTGKKMAEGQRIISIAFKEAPKSMFPAGSGVGSQGPDHLTFDLADESKVSLSFYGKRPGPGMRLDKLSMQFSTHDTERAGDVLEAYERLILDAMRGDRTLFTTAEGIESLWERSMPLLDDPPEVKMYPPGSWGPNAIHQLIAPHAWRLPFERAWRGPR, encoded by the coding sequence ATGGCTGAGATAACCGCGCAGACGATCGCCTACCCCGCCCTCGGATCGCGGCCCTCGCGCCGGGACGCCGAGCACATCGACCCGCACGTCGTCACCCTGTTCGGCGCGACCGGCGACCTGGCCCGCCGCAAGCTGCTGCCCGGGCTCGCCCACCTGGCGTTGTCCGAGCTGGCCCCGGACATCCAGGTGGTGGGCACGTCGCTGGAGGAGTTCGACGACGCCAGCTTCCGCGCCTTCGCCCGGCAGGCCATCACCGAGTTCGGCACCCACACGCTCAGCGAGGAGCAGTGGGAGACCTTCGCGGCCAAGCTCTGCTACGTCCCGCAGTCGGCCGGTCCCGAGGCGCTGGCCGCCGCGGTCGAGCAGGCCGAGGCCGCCCTCGGACCCGACGTGCGGCGGCTGCACTACCTGAGCGTCCCCCCGAAGGCCGCACTGGCGGTGATCACGATGCTGGAGGACGCCAAGCTCGTCGAGCGCTCCCGCATCGTCATGGAGAAGCCGTTCGGCACCGACCTGGAGAGCGCCGTGGCGCTCAACGCCGAGGTCCACCAGACGTTCAAGGAGAGTCAGGTCTTCCGGATCGACCACTTCCTGGGCAAGGAGGCCGCGCAGAACATCCTGGCGTTCCGCTTCGCCAACGGCCTGTTCGAGCCCATCTGGAACCGCAACTTCATCGACCACGTGCAGATCGACATCCCCGAGCAACTCGGGCTGGACCGCCGGGCGGGTTTCTACGAGTCGACCGGCGCGTTCAAGGACATGGTGGTGACGCACCTGTTCCAGGTGCTCGCCTTCGTCGCGATGGAACCACCGACGGCGCTGGAGCCCCGGGCCATCAGCGAGGAGAAGAACAAGGTCTTCCGCTCGATGCTGCCGATCAACCCCGCGGAGGTGGTCCGCGGGCAGTACCAGGGCTACCGCCGCGAGGACGGCGTCGCCCGGGAGTCCGACACCGAGACGTTCATCGCCATGAAGGTGGCCATCGACAACTGGCGCTGGGCGGGGGTGCCGTTCTACCTGCGGACCGGCAAGAAGATGGCGGAGGGCCAGCGGATCATCTCCATCGCCTTCAAGGAGGCGCCGAAGTCGATGTTCCCGGCCGGCTCCGGTGTGGGGTCACAGGGGCCCGACCACCTGACCTTCGATCTGGCCGACGAGAGCAAGGTGTCGCTGTCCTTCTACGGCAAACGGCCGGGCCCGGGGATGCGGCTGGACAAGCTGTCCATGCAGTTCTCCACCCACGACACCGAGCGCGCCGGTGACGTCCTGGAGGCCTACGAGCGGCTCATCCTGGACGCCATGCGCGGGGACCGGACGCTGTTCACCACCGCCGAGGGCATCGAGAGCCTCTGGGAGCGGTCGATGCCGCTGCTGGACGACCCGCCCGAGGTCAAGATGTACCCGCCGGGCAGCTGGGGACCGAACGCCATCCACCAGCTGATCGCCCCGCACGCCTGGCGGCTGCCGTTCGAGCGGGCCTGGCGCGGACCGCGCTGA